The region GCAATGCCCCAAAAgctcgctcgacatccttcctcgcCCCTTCTTGACGCTTTGCAAATATTTTATCCTTTTCACTTTGAGGAAGTGGTATTGTCTTCACGAAGACAGCCCATTCTGGATATATTCCATCAGCGAGATAGTAACTTGAGTTATACTGTCTCCCATTGACAGTAAATTGCACCCTAGGAGTTTCTCCTTTCAAAGTATTGGTGAACAGTGTCGACCGATTCAGAACATTGATGTCGTTGTTGGACCCAGCAACACCAAAATAAGCATGCCATATCCGAAGGTCGTGCGAAGCAACCGCTTCAAGTATCATAGTTGGGACACCATGGTCACCACGAGTAAACTGACCCCTCCATGCAACTGGACAATTCTCCCACTgccaatgcatacaatcaatgcttCCTATCATGCCAGGGAAGCCACGAGACTCGCCAATTTGCAGTAAACGTTCAAGTTCATCTACCGACGGAGGTCGCAAATACTCTTCACCAAACTTAGCAATCACACCTTTCGCAAAATAACCCAAACACTCCAATGATGTGCTTGCGCCGATACTTAGCACCTCATCAAGCTGGTCGGCCGAGGTCCCATAGGCAAGCATACGAATAGCCGCTGTACACTTTTGGAGTGGCGAGAGCCCTTCACGATTAGTAGCATCTACCCTGTTAGTAAAATATGGGGACCAATCGCCAAGAGCACTTACAATTCGTAGGAAAAGGGGTTTTCTCATCCGAAATCTTCTACGGAACATCTGCTCAGTGTAGAGGGGATTTTCAGAGAAATAATTAGCAACAAGCCGGCCGTGTGCATCTGCATGATCCCTAGGTATGAACCTCCTCGGACCACTTCGGCGATGAAAGGAGTCAACACTTTGTTCTAGCATGGCCTTCAACTTCTCTCCGATGTGCTGACTAAGTACGTCTAGAATTTCTTGCTCGGCCATGAAGTCTTCCATTGTGTAGACCTCGACtaggtcgtcaatgtcttcatccatggcatcatgaTCACCCGAGGAACTAGAGCTAGATTGGGACATAGTGCATGCACAAATTGCAAAGAAACAATTGGCACGGAGAGATTGTTCAGGGCGTAGGCTATATATAATATACTAATCTAATCTATCAAAGTCCATGTAGAAAAGGACTACAAGTCCTTGGCACGCACGGATCAGCAGAGTCGGAGATCAATACGACTTCTAGTATTTTAATCATTACGGATTAATGATTATTACTGACTTCGGATTAGAAAACAATTTTTGGAAGTACTTAAGCAAGAAGTTGACATACATAAATAACTAGCTCGAGACCAACAGAAATCTATTGATAATAACTACTTCTGTCAACAAAACAAAAACAAGCTTGTGCACTCCTGAAGCATCAGTACTAGGACATGAACCACATTGCTTCATTGGCTGTTCTTCTCTCTTCATTCATCAAACAGGAACAGGTTCCTGCATACAAAAAGCGTGGAGGTTAAACAATTATCATATTGAATAGTTGTACAATGCAACATCTTAGAACCTGGCATGATACAACAAAGCCTCATAGGAACACAAGACCATACCTTCCAAACTTATTGACGAGCGTTGGGGAATAACTCCTCCCGCATCAATTTAAGTGCAATCGCATGCTCAGCTTTCTGAAACTCGGTCATCCCTGCCATATCTTGTGTCAATAATTTACCGTACTGTTCTAGCATTTTCCCTCTTGTTTTTGCCTCCTTGTTCTCCTTCGCTGCAAGGAGAATGAGCCTCGACGACTCAAGTTTATCGGCTGCAATACGCTTTTGAACCTCAAGGACATCCGTGCGACTTTTAGTAGCTTCTTTTTGGGCTTCTAAGAATTTCTCAAGCTCTTCTAAATCCTCTGACTTCAACTTTCTTTTGTCATTGCCATTCCCATCTCTTTTAGCTGTTTTAGTACCTGGAGGCCGTGGGATATCATCACTATCAGCTGCCTCATGATCCTCTGCCTTCCCCAGGTCGGCCACATCTATTTTCTTCAATCCATTCAGTTCTGCATTGTACGTAGACCACTTCGGATAGTGACGAACAACCTGCCAGGTACTTTCCAGAAGAAATGGTCCTCCGTGTCTGTTCTCATATGCTTTGTGGACTTTCTCCATCAATTGCTGATTGGACTGCCCACTAGCATATACACCGCTAATCTCCCCGTGGATGGAATGGAAATTATTTATCATTTTGTTAACTCAATGCCATCGGTTCATAGCTTGATTGACTTGTCTTTTGCGATCTGAGGGGGTGTTGCTATTGTAGTCCGCGACCACATCTCCCCAAtatttgtcattcttcttgaaattACCACCGATAGGATCATTTGAGTTCTTGAGCCAAGCACTCATCTATATTGTAAACAAAAAGCTTATGTGAATATTGGCATAGCCATATGGAGTACTAAATATGATAAATATAATGGTTAACTTACCAATCTATCATCCTCCTCTGATGTCCATGGCAATCTCTTCATAGTTTTACCTTCTCCTGCATCATCCGCAATTTCAACATGGGCACGTTTGGGTCGTTTCTTCACTGCTGTAATTGGATTCTTTTGAGATGCAAATGTCAGCGGTGCCGCGAAATTAGCACCATGTGTCATGGCTGGTGGAGGAGGAATTTGTTGTGGAAGACTGAAGCTCGATGAATTGTTCAAATAATTTACAAAACCACCAGGTGGGTAAACATCATTTCCCCTAAAAGAATGTAGACACTCAAACATAAGAAATGCGTGTATGTTCATATAGCCTCAGTTCAGCGAAGAATTTATGAACATGTGCTACTACAAATTATTACACAATAACTAAAGCAAGGCTGAGTAATTGCATCTGGATTATTGTTACGAAACGATCATGAACTAATTCATTGCATCCGGATTATTTTCGTGAAACCATCCTTAGAACAAGAGTACGCATATGGTTATTGAAAATTAATTCTTATAATACTTAATCAACAAGTGCACAAATTGGACTAGTAAAAATTGCACTGATTATTTGCATGATCCGGCACTGAAATGGGCAtgatctagaaaaataaataatgtGACTAATGTATCAGTATATGAATCATCACCTCGTTGTACAACATGATCTGGCGCAAGCTTAATTCTCATAATAGACTATATAGCATTGGACTGATACAAAATTAAAACTGCACAAATTGACTTGAAACAAATTTAGATGGAAGATCGACCGTACTGTCCAGATCCAAAGATTAATCAGGCACCTACTTGAACGAGCACATATGAAAGCTTAATCTTAGAAGTATGGAACTAGAGGACGGTGAAACTTACCAATCAACTTGAAGGGAAGAATCGGATCTAGCGGCAGCATGCCCAGCCAACCAAGCGTTCGATGCCGCTACGGCTGCTGCGGCAGCTTTAGGTCGCCCCATCGGCAGGGGAGGGGCGCCATATTTTGGGTCTTGTCCGTCTGGTCCGTCCATCACCTGGGATGGGGGCGCCGCTTTCTTCCTCCCATGGCCAGCCATGTTGGTGCTCAAGGAACCTGCAAGTCGCACGGGTGGAAGATGGAGTCTGCTGCTGTGGATTTATGGGGGCAGCGGGCCTAGGTTTCTTCTGGCGGGCTCCAGGATCGGGATGAGAAATTTGGCGCGCAGGACGGGCGAGAAGGAAGAGAGGCGCGCCAAGAAGAAAATTTTCGCGCGAGGCAACGAGAAGGATCCGGCTGTGGCCGTTCGGCGCACGGATCACAGATCGCGTCAAAATCGGGGCTAAGATGTCATCGCTTAATTAAGCGAAGGCAAGACCTTTTTTTCggtttctctctcctccacctcaacaTTTAATCTACGTGGCACTACTAagttagcaccattgtacatgtgtTTTTCTATGTGTGTcggtctttttctctctctttgtgtCACTATTtgtttttagttgtgtgtgcgttgCACTCATGATATCAATATGAGATGCAATTCATTTTTGACGCATTTTTGTATGCATGTTGAGGCGATATCATCGACATGAGCAAGAAAATTAATTTCCAATTTACAGGCAAAAGTACTGTGTAATATGCGTCCAAATTATATCGGGGTCCGAAAAATTGTATTATTATATGCTTCTTCTTGTATATTTGTGAAAACTGCAATTTTCTGTGCAAGTTGTTGTCATCATTTTCATCTAGGGTAATACCAATGCTTTAATTTTATTCTTCCATGGAAAACTTaagttttttattttgttttaattttttatcTTTAGTTTTTATAGGAAAATCTTGCATTTTTATTTTGTGATTCATTTTTGGGTAATACCATCGGCATGAGTAAAATAATTAATCTCCGAGGTACACACACACAAGTACCATGTAATATGTGTGCAAATTATATTTGAGTCCGAAAATTACACTATTATATGATTATTCTTGTATATTGCTAAAAAAATGCTATTTTTGTGCAAATTATCCATAGggctttttcatttttcattttcatttccTTTTTCACTAGGGTAACAACAATGCCTTTAATTCATTTTCCTTAGaaactttgctttttattttagttttagtttttattACCAAATATTGCGTTTTTACTTGGCGATTGATATAGGGTAATACCATTGGCATGAGTAAGACAATTATTCTCCGACATACACACACAAATACTATATGTAATATGTGTGCAAATCATGCTAGAGTCCACAAGATTGcgctattatatgcttattcttgcatattctGAAAAGGTGCAATTTTCTGGGTAAATatgtgcttattcttgcatattctGAAAAGACTGCGCTATTATTTTCATATTTCAGTAATACCGATGTCTTTAATTAATTCTTTCTTAGAAAACTTtagtttttcttaaaaaaaatagttattattaccaaATCCTGCATTTCTGTTTTGTGATCCATTTAGGGTAATACCATTGGCATGAGTAAGACAATTAATCTCCAACCAATGTACAGAAGCAAGTAATGTATGTAATATGTGTACAAATCATACCGGAGTCCAAAAACTTGTACTATAATATGGTATATGGTTATGGTTGCATATTATGAAAAAGTGCAATCTTCTGTGGAAGATTTTgccatttttattttcttttttattggGGTTATACCAATGTCTttaattcattcttccttagaaaaTTTTGGTTCTGTTATTAACTTATATTTAGTTCTTTTACCAAGTTTTTTTATGGATTCATTTTGCGTAATACCATTAGTGTGAGTAAGATTATTAATTTCAGACATACACAAGCAAGTACTATATGCAATATGTGTACAAATTATACCAGAGTCCGAAAAGGTGCATTGTTATATGTTTATTCTTACATGTTGTGAAAACTGCAATTCTTATTGGAAATCATGTGCAAGTTTCTCTCATTTCTCATTTTCTTTTCCATTAGGGTAATTTAGATGTCTTTGACTTATTCTTCCAAAACTtcagttttttttattttgttttagttttaattttatatttattttttattactAAATTATGTGCTTTATTTTGTTTCCAATTAAAATATTTAGCATGAGGATTGCTAAATGTAATAGACTAGGATTAGTTTCCTATTATGCCCCTATATTAATATTTGTATAATTACTATGTGTGAAAGCAAATAAACGTTTCAAAGCAAATCATATATACACGGTAATGGATATACAATGCTTTGCATGTATAGTGTGGTACTACTCTAGTACTGGTACTTAGAAACGGCCACAGATTTATTGAAACCCATGGCCCTGTGCTTAATTAGCACAACATTGGCACATGACGGGCCGTAGTTCACTAGAGTAGCAGGCTCCCTGCCGTGGCTTCCGCAACAGTTTGGTGGAAAAAAAATCAACTGACACAAACAAATATTTCAGCACCTGAGCCGTAGGTGCTCCCATAATCAATTGATGTTTATAAGATTTAAATAAAATATGCATCTATTTGAGAAATAAAAATAAtagtaaaacaaaaacaaaataaacaCAGTGCTCTAGGAGACAGCTCAACTATCCGCTATGGGTCTGTCTCGTGCGGTAAGGGGCTCTTTCATCTAGCCAGAGCTATATCTCGCGTAATGCGAGAGTAGCTTGTCTCGTCTGAAGTTTTTTCCTGGACGTGCATTCTGGGCCGGCCCATTCATAGCGTTTTCTTCATCCCACTCGCTCGGGGTCGGTTGCATTAGTTTCTTCCGTGTTTTTttcgtttattttatttttctttcatctTTTTCATGATTCTTCACCGGTTTTCTTCGTTCtcagttttttcttcattttttcacCAGCTTTCTTCGTTTCTTTCACAATTTTCACTGGGTTTTCTTTTCTTGCCttgttctttgtttctttcttggttttctccgttcttttgtttttctttcctttttctcttcatttctctttgtttctttctttAATTTTATCCGATTTCTTTGTTATTCTTTCTTTCATTCTCATTTTCactatttttcattttctttgcattgaTTCTCTTcggttttaattttattttttgtcttctttgttttttgttgtttttgttgggtttcttcatttttctttgtttcttatcATTTTCCATAGTTTTTTTTAACACACGTCAACTTTTTCAATACACATTCAAGATTTTCAGTACAAATCATAAAATATTATATATAAATGTTTAACATTTTGAAACACATTATTAACTCTTTTTTTCAAAACTTATATCCTTTGTTGCCTATACATTTTCAATAAATGTCTAATTTTTTAATAGAAgattaatattttttgaatacatgggcaACAATTTTTAATTCACGGCAAACATTATTTTAGTTGCagtatgcgtgcgtgcgtgcgtgcgtgcgtgcgtgtgtgtgtgtgtgtgtgtgtttaatatTTTCTAAATACATAATTAACTTTTCTTATATATATGATTTTTGCCCATTTTTATTTAATGTACGCCATGCATTTTTAGTGTACACAAgaaacatttttttatacatgttttaACATGTTTTaagacatgatcaacatttttatacacattgtACTTTTCTTGTATATATATTTCATATACATGAGAAATAATTTTTTCCATACACATTTAAGCATTTTCAGATGCTATATTAATATTTTAAAATACtcaattaacatttttcaaatgcttaatCAACCTTTAttaaatacatgatcaatatttttcaCACACATTTTacttttttgtatacatttttcgTATGCATGAGAACATTTTCTCTGTAcagatttaacatttttcaaatgcttggtatACATATTCTCAAATGTTGTATGTAACTGTGTTTTGTAATATATTTATTCAGAATATTTTGGTGGAATAAAACACACAAAAAAAcaggagaaaaggaaaaaaacgagGCAGTGGCCTCCCGCACATTGGACCGGTCCATTTACCTGGTGCCTGGTGGGAGGTTTTCCACTCTCTTTTTCTATGATTCTGGAGGATTATTCTGTGGTCATATGGGCCTAAGTGCCGGGCTAAAACTCCATCTGTCTAGGCCTGTCCGGCTGTCGTTCCCGGCCTACGATCATTGTGCCAAGGTTCCATGTTCTAACTATTTGCAGAACCGCTTCATATAGCTGGGTACCTTGATAGACAATGACACAACCAAAGTTCATGGAGGACTTGGGTTCCGGGATTTTGAGGTTTTTAATCTTGCACTTTTGGCACATCAGTCCTGGTATTTGTTACAACACCCAGAAGCTCTTTGTGCCCGCATACTGAAAGCCAGCTACTATCCAACTACAATCATCCTCACTACTGAACTTAAGAATCATCCCTCTCAGGTTTCGAGGGTGATCATGGAAGGCCGAGGTGTTTTAAACCAGGGCCTTATACGGAGAATTGGTGACGGAGAATCTAGATGATTGGATTCGCATAAAAGGGACCATGAGGCCAATCGCTTGCGTTGCAACTCGTAAGCGACCTAATCGATAGCACAAGCACTACCTGGAGGAAAAACTCAATGGAACATGTGTTCATCATTGCTAACTCAAACACAATACTAGGGCCCCATTCAGATCTTctcctgctgctccaaatagccagCTTTCGCTCCTTCGGGCAAAATCCTGCTTCTTGTACAATAATTGGGTCGATAGAAACCGTTTTGGGGGGCATCTCCACTTCCAATTGGTTAGCCGAATAAGATTGTTGTAGGCCCATTTGAAGGAAAAGGCAGACTAGATTTCAACTGGAATAGTAACATATCGAGGAGGAACAACATGTCGAGCGAACCGGTATGCTACCCCAAGGTCACTTGGCGGTGGCATATCGAGTAATAATGTCCAACTCCACCTCCTTTGATTTTTGAGAGCGGGCCTCGTCCTGCTTCTCACTTTTGCACAGCGAGGGGACTTTGCTCCATGAAGCGAGCTTCTCGAAGCTGCGCCATTCAAACCAACACTAGTGCGATGCCGATGAAGCTGGGAGGAGGAGAAGGTGCGAACAAGGCCTAGGTATACCTTTATGCACAAGAAGGATGGACGATTTTTGGGCATGGAATCatgatgtgacgcccggataattcagctacagtaattctctgctaatggtgccacgtcacttcaattactgttgctactctcacgttagttcgaaatcaattcaaattcaaattcaaaaacataggcaaacaataaaagctttcaaatattaaaactaaaatgttcggagtgaaccaaatattgcatagataattagggGGGGAAAACCACACATgcataaaatgtttaaataatatGAGATGGGTAAAGCAGCGGCAAAACAATTAttttaaatgcttttaaatactAAACAAATGTTAATCTAGTTTATATAATCACCAAACTTTTTGGAGTAGGTGGCCTATGTTGTTATGCTAATTTAGGAGTAGGAGTTATATTTTCGTAAAGCTGTTTCgctaactaaaataaataaaatagaaa is a window of Triticum dicoccoides isolate Atlit2015 ecotype Zavitan chromosome 2B, WEW_v2.0, whole genome shotgun sequence DNA encoding:
- the LOC119367625 gene encoding uncharacterized protein LOC119367625; translated protein: MFRRRFRMRKPLFLRIVSALGDWSPYFTNRVDATNREGLSPLQKCTAAIRMLAYGTSADQLDEVLSIGASTSLECLGYFAKGVIAKFGEEYLRPPSVDELERLLQIGESRGFPGMIGSIDCMHWQWENCPVAWRGQFTRGDHGVPTMILEAVASHDLRIWHAYFGVAGSNNDINVLNRSTLFTNTLKGETPRVQFTVNGRQYNSSYYLADGIYPEWAVFVKTIPLPQSEKDKIFAKRQEGARKDVERAFGALQARFNIVRRPTRLWKRKAIGDIMRACVILHNMIVEDERETFHVPLDLNNDAGSSFALPPEVIVGPHVAFADYLQKSSAIRDRQTHLQLKDDLVENIWQRFGGE
- the LOC119367626 gene encoding uncharacterized protein LOC119367626, with the translated sequence MAGHGRKKAAPPSQVMDGPDGQDPKYGAPPLPMGRPKAAAAAVAASNAWLAGHAAARSDSSLQVDWGNDVYPPGGFVNYLNNSSSFSLPQQIPPPPAMTHGANFAAPLTFASQKNPITAVKKRPKRAHVEIADDAGEGKTMKRLPWTSEEDDRLMSAWLKNSNDPIGGNFKKNDKYWGDVVADYNSNTPSDRKRQVNQAMNRWH